One genomic region from Yamadazyma tenuis chromosome 4, complete sequence encodes:
- a CDS encoding uncharacterized protein (COG:S; EggNog:ENOG503NX8A): MRQKRAKSYKKQMNVYVHAFKFREPFQVIVDDEIVTTSDKASFNLPRGLSRTIQGEVKPMITQCCMQALYKTNNQSAIDLAKTFERRRCNHPPSDPLTPVECIKSITLPDNKFKYVIATQHVELRNRMRTVPGVPFVFMKNSVMVMDSISSASLRYAEKLESSKLTGGLNDVKVGTKRDLEEEEDGEENKSVKPVVKKKKGPKGPNPLSVKKKKSKEDEKVSEKVTKTRRKRKHTRKEEKSGDGEENSSDDGGAGSDD, from the coding sequence ATGAGACAAAAGAGAGCCAAGTCGTACAAAAAACAAATGAACGTCTACGTTCACGCGTTCAAGTTCAGAGAACCGTTCCAGGTGATTGTTGACGACGAGATCGTTACCACCAGCGACAAGGCCTCCTTTAATTTACCTAGAGGGTTGTCGAGAACTATCCAAGGTGAAGTGAAACCTATGATCACCCAGTGTTGCATGCAAGCGTTGTACAAAACCAACAACCAAAGTGCCATtgacttggccaaaaccTTTGAAAGACGTCGGTGCAACCATCCTCCTTCTGATCCATTGACGCCTGTAGAGTGTATCAAGTCGATTACTTTACCTGACAATAAATTCAAATATGTGATAGCCACCCAGCACGTTGAGCTTAGAAACAGAATGAGGACGGTTCCGGGCGTTCCCTTTGTATTCATGAAGAATTcagtgatggtgatggacTCGATTTCGTCTGCATCTTTGCGGTACGccgagaagttggagtcaCTGAAGTTGACCGGTGGTTTAAACGATGTGAAGGTGGGAACAAAGagagatcttgaagaagaggaggatGGTGAGGAAAATAAGTCGGTTAAACCGGTGgtgaaaaagaagaagggtCCCAAAGGTCCTAATCCGTTGAGTgttaagaagaagaagtccaagGAAGACGAGAAGGTCAGTGAGAAGGTTAcgaaaacaagaagaaaaagaaaacaTACTAGAAAGGAAGAGAAGTCTGGAGATGGAGAGGAAAATAGTTCTGATGATGGTGGCGCTGGTTCTGATGATTAG
- the FAP1 gene encoding FKBP12-associated protein (EggNog:ENOG503NUMP; BUSCO:EOG09261727; COG:O): MASDTNLRNPTASGDVSTTEFQTADENIITPTALTQEPGKSQSSSSETEDVYSESELESESDSDSDSDSDLITSLSDTILTDIEAGTYACLVCTFEIDKETSQVWSCPDCYRVFDLDCVRDWAKRGTSTTSDKKWRCPNCNTSHTKVPNRFTCWCGKVENPQPGLVPFSCGNVCGHKYDECVHSCTAVCHPANHPICGAMGPNMGCNCGLFEKQLPCLITPYKHGWKCDERCQISICDLGHKCNRSCHSGFCGPCTTPITGSCYCGKNTITIDCNQKYLQKAGDGIAISYCDETTKKYYDCGIHYETIECKVPTATRMCEFSPELQKTCYCGKTTGKRRQKCTDPILECDLVCGKPLPCGCSCNMKCHNGPCECFNQKVIKCSCQNHEFLVSCKSLQSGFIPKCKHKCDALLNCRKHYHKQECCEYEPVALTRERHIKKALRNRVVSSMTAHNDVMTIEPVHICYKQCNRTKSCGNHPCESLCHAGPCPPCWQSSSDDMVCHCGKTVLAAPVRCGTEIKCTEQCIRPKACGHAPEYHRCHEDDYECPRCTKLVEKTCQCGRATIKNILCSGATPKCTYVCTQNRDCGHKCLRNCSPACDEGAHLTSASCQDNCGKFRSNCPHKCMLKCHINKVGKSANCDAKVCSELVSVSCECGRITKKVSCNSSVTEPTVIGTKLNCDNTCESQKRDEELKRILLQSESQTPGNGVVYSEYVITTFRKQLRWCGNIETFLSEFIASDKKSHHFAAMNRPQRQFIHELAETFKLYSESQDPEPRRNVFIFKTSESRIPLRTIKEEIKIIDAIAAEERKKQQEYLDKLQEELFNSVFIQDLFLGITKQGLQEQLSNRMEGFDIGEHEFIQINKDLAIICVGAMTIERENSVYIFMKFLKKWLRESNIAFDCNLSLIREGEVLKMDVKVARAKEVVKLENKENPFRMMGAEGEEEEEEEEEEEEEEEEEEEEEEEEEEEEEEEEEEEEEEEEEEEEEEEEEEEEEEEEEEEEEEEEEEEEEEEEEEEEEEEEEEEEEEEEEEEEEEEEEEEEEEEEEEEEEEEEKEEKEEKEEKEEKEEKEEEKEEEKEEEKEPEEKEETKPNNGPSLSP, encoded by the coding sequence ATGGCATCTGATACAAATCTACGAAATCCCACTGCCAGCGGCGATGTTAGCACCACCGAATTCCAGACGGCTGACGAAAACATCATCACACCCACAGCGCTAACCCAGGAGCCCGGCAAATCTCaaagctcttcttcagagACAGAAGACGTTTATTCAGAATCTGAGTTAGAATCAGAATCAGACTCAGACTCAGACTCAGACTCAGACCTCATTACATCACTTTCTGACACCATTCTCACTGATATCGAGGCTGGAACGTACGCGTGTCTAGTTTGCACCTTTGAAATCGACAAGGAAACTTCTCAAGTATGGTCTTGTCCTGACTGCTATAGGGTATTCGATTTGGACTGTGTCAGAGACTGGGCCAAAAGGGGAACCTCCACCACTTCCGACAAAAAATGGCGATGTCCCAACTGTAATACGTCCCACACTAAAGTACCCAACCGGTTTACCTGTTGGTGTGGTAAAGTTGAAAATCCTCAACCTGGTCTCGTGCCGTTCAGTTGTGGGAACGTCTGTGGACACAAGTACGACGAATGTGTACACTCGTGCACTGCCGTGTGCCATCCGGCTAACCATCCCATTTGTGGAGCCATGGGGCCCAACATGGGCTGCAATTGTGGGCTTTTTGAGAAACAGTTACCGTGCTTGATCACTCCTTATAAGCATGGATGGAAGTGCGACGAGCGGTGTCAAATCTCCATTTGTGACTTGGGCCACAAATGTAACCGGTCATGTCACCTGGGATTTTGTGGGCCTTGCACCACTCCGATCACGGGGTCGTGCTACTGTGGGAAGAataccatcaccatcgacTGCAACCAGAAGtatcttcaaaaagctGGCGACGGGATCGCGATCTCTTACTGCGAtgaaaccaccaaaaagtaCTACGACTGTGGTATACACTACGAAACTATCGAGTGCAAGGTTCCCACTGCCACGCGCATGTGTGAGTTTTCGCCTGAGCTCCAGAAGACGTGCTACTGTGGGAAAACCACTGGAAAAAGAAGACAAAAGTGTACAGACCCCATTCTTGAGTGTGACTTGGTGTGTGGTAAGCCGCTTCCGTGTGGTTGTCTGTGCAACATGAAGTGTCATAATGGCCCGTGCGAGTGCTTCAATCAAAAGGTCATCAAATGCAGTTGTCAGAATCACGAGTTTTTGGTGAGCTGCAAGTCGCTTCAGCTGGGATTTATTCCCAAGTGTAAACACAAGTGTGACGCTCTTTTGAATTGTAGAAAACACTACCACAAACAGGAATGCTGTGAGTACGAGCCGGTGGCGTTGACTCGAGAAAGACACATCAAGAAGGCGCTCCGAAACCGAGTTGTGTCGTCTATGACTGCGCATAATGACGTGATGACCATTGAACCAGTGCATATATGTTATAAACAGTGCAACCGGACCAAGAGCTGTGGAAACCACCCGTGTGAGAGCTTGTGCCACGCGGGACCATGTCCGCCGTGCTGGCAGTCGTCCAGCGATGACATGGTGTGTCACTGTGGGAAGACGGTCCTTGCTGCACCAGTGCGGTGCGGGACCGAGATCAAGTGTACTGAACAGTGCATACGTCCCAAGGCATGTGGGCACGCTCCCGAGTACCACCGGTGCCATGAAGATGACTATGAGTGCCCTCGGTGTAcgaaattggtggaaaagaCCTGCCAGTGTGGAAGGGCCACTATCAAGAACATTCTTTGTTCGGGTGCAACTCCCAAGTGTACGTACGTGTGCACCCAAAATAGGGACTGTGGCCACAAGTGTTTGCGAAACTGCTCGCCAGCCTGTGACGAAGGCGCTCACTTGACAAGTGCCTCATGTCAGGACAACTGTGGAAAGTTCAGATCCAATTGTCCGCACAAGTGCATGTTGAAATGTCATATCAATAAGGTGGGCAAGTCCGCCAACTGCGACGCCAAAGTGTGTTCTGAGTTGGTAAGCGTCTCATGTGAGTGTGGAAGAATTACTAAGAAAGTGTCTTGTAATAGTTCAGTTACCGAGCCAACTGTTATAGGCACTAAGTTAAATTGTGACAATACATGCGAGCTGCAGAAGAGAGACGAAGAATTAAAGCGGATTCTCCTTCAGTCGGAATCCCAAACACCAGGAAATGGGGTTGTGTATTCCGAATATGTTATCACCACCTTTAGGAAACAGCTCCGGTGGTGTGGGAACATTGAGACGTTCTTGCTGGAATTTATAGCCAGTGACAAGAAGTCGCATCATTTTGCGGCGATGAATAGACCACAACGGCAGTTTATCCACGAGCTAGCCGAGACTTTTAAGTTGTACTCCGAGAGTCAGGACCCTGAACCTAGACGGAATGTGTTTATTTTCAAGACATCAGAGTCCCGAATACCATTGCGAACCattaaagaagaaatcaagattATTGATGCAATTGCAGCAGAAGAGCGGAAAAAGCAGCAAGAGTACTTGGACAAGCTCCAGGAAGAATTATTCAACTCGGTGTTTATACAAGATTTGTTTTTGGGCATCACCAAGCAAGGACTTCAAGAGCAGCTCTCAAACCGAATGGAAGGCTTTGACATTGGAGAGCACGAGTTTATACAAATCAATAAAGATTTGGCTATTATTTGTGTGGGGGCAATGACGATTGAAAGAGAGAACCTGGTGTATATTTtcatgaagtttttgaagaaatggttgcGGGAGTCGAATATTGCATTTGACTGTAACTTGAGTTTGATTAGAGAGGgtgaagtgttgaagatggatGTGAAAGTAGCGAGGGCCAAGGAGGTGGTGAAGCTTGAGAACAAGGAGAATCCGTTTAGGATGATGGGAGCAGAGGgagaggaggaagaggaggaagaggaggaagaggaggaagaggaggaagaggaggaagaggaggaagaggaggaagaggaggaagaggaggaagaggaggaagaggaggaagaggaggaagaggaggaagaggaggaagaggaggaagaggaggaagaggaggaagaggaggaagaggaggaagaggaggaagaggaggaagaggaggaagaggaggaagaggaggaagaggaggaagaggaggaagaggaggaagaggaggaagaggaggaagaggaggaagaggaggaagaggaggaagaggaggaagaggaggaagaggaggaagaggaggaagagaaggaagagaaggaagagaaggaagagaaggaagagaaggaagagaaggaagaggagaaggaagaagagaaggaagaagagaaggagccagaagagaaagaggAGACGAAACCAAACAATGGACCATCACTATCACCATAG
- a CDS encoding uncharacterized protein (COG:T; EggNog:ENOG503NVKN) produces MSSTIVEEKLNPSIVKKIHREVRFGNYILGSTLGEGEFGKVKLGWRKDGKLPNQVAIKLIKRETLSKDTESEIKTHREINSLKLLSHPNIVNLVEVMKSGKYIGIVLEYASGGELFDYILNHKYLKEPLAKKFFAQLVSGVDYMHSKGLIHRDLKLENLLLDKNKNIIISDFGFVNSYNLSSNNDLMKTSCGSPCYAAPELVLTPNPYNGKKVDIWSLGVILYAMLAGYLPFDDDPSNEDGSDIIRLYHYICKTPLTFPEYITPLPRDLLRKIIVADPKKRININEIRNHTWLSSYANLLSIRQPEWDKIYKDKQTKSISSTTSSVNPSVSRSQNASKRFSMINEPTNSAQLTYNAFKKQHGRSTSSGSASNIFMSSNTSIDEHNEENIQVGTVAAPGGNKISTIIESPKRHPLSVINDTTFSINPNTTIPIPIAISNSEKPVDAGAKAIHSSTSRLPHQPKKPRPTSYHPSSSYSAYNSSNPSALDFRYPSPINIPISQFLPPSSGSTPKNSPPKGSPPKSDIESLSLSSRRNSVVTAINVNGVLTRDNSEKRNSVLIYLEDRMNNIDLAEREREPETTVSTSPIMKVTTHVSVAEEPASTAAVPSVEKIVEPTPRIRERSDKVDKETKRRNRFSLLSIYSNYSTSQVDTTLVQADSSRRKPDVDKPKASVSNSSSSLVKRNKEVSAAKKVMDFFKRRSIRVT; encoded by the coding sequence ATGTCTTCAACCATTGTAGAGGAAAAACTTAATCCCAGTATCGTCAAGAAGATCCATCGGGAAGTCAGATTCGGTAATTACATTCTAGGCTCCACTCTTGGAGAAGGAGAGTTTGGAAAAGTCAAACTCGGCTGGCGCAAAGATGGTAAGCTTCCCAACCAGGTGGCcatcaagctcatcaaaCGAGAGACGTTATCCAAAGACACGGAGCTGGAAATCAAGACCCATCGGGAaatcaattctttgaagctACTCAGTCATCCCAACATcgtcaacttggtggaggtgatgAAAAGTGGCAAGTATATCGGCATAGTATTGGAATACGCCTCTGGCGGCGAGTTGTTCGACTACATTTTGAATCacaagtacttgaaagaaccTCTTGCAAAGAAGTTTTTTGCCCAGCTCGTCAGTGGAGTAGATTACATGCATTCAAAAGGCTTGATACACAgagatttgaagttggaaaatttgcttttggacaagaacaagaataTAATTATCTCTGACTTTGGATTTGTTAACAGTTATAATTTGAGTTCCAATAATGACTTAATGAAAACCAGTTGTGGATCTCCATGCTACGCGGCCCccgagttggtgttgacTCCAAATCCTTATAACGGTAAAAAGGTCGACATCTGGTCTTTAGGTGTCATATTGTACGCCATGTTAGCCGGGTACTTACCGTTTGATGATGACCCTTCTAACGAAGATGGCTCGGATATCATAAGGTTATACCACTACATTTGCAAGACTCCTTTGACTTTCCCCGAGTATATCACTCCTTTACCAAGAGATTTGTTACGGAAGATCATAGTGGCAGATCCTAAGAAGAGAATTaatatcaatgaaatcagaAACCATACTTGGCTATCTTCATATGCCAACTTGTTGTCCATCAGACAACCCGAATGGGATAAGATATACAAGGATAAACAGACCAAGTCCATTAGTTCAACCACTTCGAGTGTAAACCCAAGTGTGAGCAGAAGTCAAAACGCTTCAAAGAGATTCTCCATGATTAACGAACCAACCAATTCCGCTCAATTGACGTATAATGCATTTAAGAAACAACACGGAAGATCTACGTCTTCAGGATCAGCttccaacatcttcatgAGTTCTAATACATCCATTGACGAACATAACGAGGAGAATATTCAGGTGGGTACTGTCGCCGCTCCTGGCGGAAACAAAATCTCCACCATTATTGAACTGCCAAAGAGGCATCCTTTAAGCGTGATTAATGATACCACTTTTTCCATAAATCCTAACACCACCATTCCTATTCCAATTGCGATTTCGAATTCGGAAAAGCCTGTTGATGCTGGTGCCAAAGCTATCCATAGTAGCACCTCACGTTTACCTCACCAACCCAAGAAACCTAGACCAACTTCGTACCATCCTTCCAGCTCATACAGTGCATATAACAGCAGTAACCCAAGTGCATTAGATTTCAGGTATCCTTCACCGATCAACATTCCTATTCTGCAATTCCTCCCACCTTCAAGCGGTTCTACTCCCAAGAATTCACCCCCAAAGGGTTCACCTCCTAAGTCTGATATTGAGTCTTTGAGCTTGAGTTCCAGAAGGAACTCGGTGGTCACTGCAATAAACGTTAATGGCGTTTTGACCAGAGACAATAGCGAAAAGAGAAACTCGGTTTTGATTTACTTGGAGGACAGAATGAACAACATCGATTTGGCCGAACGCGAACGTGAACCAGAAACCACTGTTTcgacatcaccaataatgAAAGTTACCACTCATGTTTCCGTCGCTGAAGAACCAGCTTCTACTGCTGCAGTCCCATCTGTTGAAAAGATTGTGGAACCAACGCCCAGAATCAGAGAAAGATCCGATAAGGTAGACAAGGAAACAAAGAGACGCAACAGATTCAGTCTCTTATCGATTTATTCCAACTACAGCACCAGTCAAGTAGACACCACACTTGTCCAAGCCGACTCTAGCAGACGGAAACCTGATGTGGACAAACCGAAGGCATCGGTGTCCAATTCGTCATCAAGCCTTGTGAAGCGTAACAAAGAAGTGAGTGCGGCCAAGAAGGTGATGGACTTCTTTAAGAGACGCAGCATACGTGTAACTTAG
- a CDS encoding uncharacterized protein (EggNog:ENOG503PHED), whose product MKADRFAPPSTPPRLRKGVTIGPSKFGTLKTPQSTSKKVQNFFSAMNSGSTNTSHQPQQSKHLLAPITPEFTPHKSPRLQRRKKIENIFKLESPTASVTPNSFHQDHFGLLLPTPSTIGSGRKSATSSNANLTKIKPAALKFDALTSLNNGLKFETDMEEVDQEQPESSDEMDQFFLKPTDTTKFISNSNLRMLKSPTRISRNPFEEPSSPVSRAPDVPSTPGHQMINDFTVHEWYGNSAKYFSDDEADEEQVIRKRQPMVNPFLSANPARKANLNIQNPFNSNKSQVDYSTHLELVNNKTGEKKIVRLSERQAHIRPKKLDFSSA is encoded by the coding sequence ATGAAAGCTGACCGGTTCGCTCCCCCATCCACACCTCCGCGTCTAAGAAAAGGTGTCACCATCGGCCCATCCAAATTTGGGACTCTTAAGACACCCCAATCGACTTCCAAGAAGGTCCAAAACTTTTTCTCGGCCATGAACAGCGgctccacaaacacttcTCATCAGCCCCAACAATCAAAACACTTGTTGGCCCCCATCACCCCTGAGTTCACTCCTCACAAGTCGCCCCGCTTACAGCGCCGAAAGAAAATCgaaaacatcttcaaacttgagTCTCCCACAGCCTCTGTTACACCCAATAGCTTCCACCAAGACCATTTCGGGCTCTTGTTGCCAACACCTTCCACCATTGGGTCTGGTAGAAAAAGTGCCACCAGCTCCAACGccaatttgaccaaaatCAAGCCGGCAGCCTTGAAGTTCGATGCATTGACCCTGTTAAATAACGGGTTGAAATTCGAAACTGACATGgaagaagttgaccaagagCAACCTGAAAGCTCGGACGAGATGGACCAGTTCTTTCTCAAGCCCACCGATACAACCAAGTTCATCTCTAATTCGAACTTGCGGATGTTGAAGTCGCCTACTCGTATCAGTCGGAACCCGTTTGAAGAGCCCTCTTCTCCTGTGCTGAGGGCTCCCGATGTGCCTCTGACGCCCGGTCACCAGATGATCAACGACTTCACAGTCCACGAATGGTATGGCAACTCAGCCAAGTACTTTTCAGACGATGAGGCTGACGAAGAGCAGGTGATTCGAAAGAGACAACCAATGGTTAACCCGTTTCTTTCTGCCAACCCAGCACGTAAAGCTAACCTCAATATCCAAAATCCCTTCAATAGCAACAAACTGCAGGTGGACTACCTGACACACCTCGAGTTGGTAAACAATAAGACGGGCGAGAAGAAGATAGTGCGGTTACTGGAGCGCCAGGCGCACATCCGGCCCAAGAAATTAGACTTTAGTTCTGCTTAG
- the CLP1 gene encoding Cleavage polyadenylation factor subunit clp1 (COG:A; EggNog:ENOG503NWRS), translating into MELIPGFNRPDADVESNLPITITIPENHEWRFEVPFKLSLSLKILDGIAEIFGTELPINTDLSFSGVKYSVYAPLPQGCKLQYTLKINKEQSNTTNEPASISEYISSDTLSMKQVVNLHFYLEKKRQEATDRNLVNQHSVNQTPAPKVLLLGPKFSGKSTVAKILCSYGFKMDRCPILVNLNPRDGVFAMPGALTATPISDNFDLEAVGGYGGSTTSGTTYHNPKQPLVKNYGFEDFAANLDLYRHHISKLGVATMSRLEEDIAVKNSGVIIDTPALTIKDIRLIEDIVSDFEVDHIVVIGNEKLSIDLQKKFVHKVSNNSLCIIKLSKSEGVVELDESYIRKCQEETIKQYFNGYFRNPLSPFKTEITISDFVFYQPVDSSEFNSSLLFAPSGDSFAPDATEETEKKEDTLDKYYKKIDDFSANNLENLVLAVTQLPATNKSPNDLLDACILGYVHVSKYEESKGRLKVLLPVPGAFPRNILIATKIGYTE; encoded by the coding sequence ATGGAGCTCATCCCAGGGTTTAACAGACCAGACGCCGACGTCGAATCAAACCTccccatcaccatcaccatccCCGAAAACCACGAATGGCGCTTCGAAGTCCCCTTCAAGCTCTCTCTTTCCCTTAAAATCCTCGACGGAATCGCCGAAATCTTCGGCACCGAATTACCCATAAACACGGACCTCAGCTTCTCAGGAGTGAAATACAGTGTCTACGCGCCGTTGCCCCAAGGATGCAAGTTGCAGTACACACTCAAGATCAACAAGGAACAgtccaacaccaccaatgaGCCCGCATCCATTAGCGAATATATCAGCAGTGATACTTTGTCCATGAAACAAGTCGTCAACCTCCACTTCTACTTGGAGAAAAAGCGCCAGGAAGCCACCGACCGTAACTTGGTCAATCAGCACAGTGTCAACCAGACTCCTGCTCCGAAGGTGTTACTTCTTGGGCCCAAGTTCAGCGGGAAGTCGACGGtggccaagatcttgtgTTCATATGGGTTCAAGATGGACAGATGTCCCATACTAGTGAATTTAAACCCACGGGACGGGGTGTTCGCTATGCCCGGTGCCTTGACGGCCACCCCTATTAGTGACAACTTCGACCTAGAGGCCGTGGGCGGCTACGGTGGTCTGACCACCAGTGGTACCACCTACCACAACCCCAAACAGCCACTCGTGAAAAACTACGGATTCGAGGACTTTGCCGCCAACTTGGACTTATACAGACACCACATCTCGAAGCTCGGTGTGGCCACCATGTCGCGGTTGGAAGAGGATATTGCCGTAAAAAACAGTGGAGTTATCATCGATACACCCGCGTTGACCATAAAAGATATACGATTGATCGAGGATATTGTGTCTGACTTTGAGGTGGACCATATCGTGGTGATAGGCAATGAGAAGCTCTCTATAGACCTACAGAAGAAATTTGTGCACAAAGTGTCTAACAATCTGTTGTGTATTatcaagttgtccaaaAGCGAAGGAGTGGTGGAGCTTGACGAAAGCTATATAAGAAAGTGTCAGGAAGAGACCATCAAGCAGTACTTCAACGGGTACTTCCGCAACCCGTTGTCCCCCTTCAAAACGGAAATTACCATTTCGGACTTTGTGTTCTACCAGCCGGTAGACTCGTCCGAGTTCAATTCGAGTTTATTGTTCGCTCCATCAGGAGATTCCTTTGCACCCGATGCAACTGAGGAAACTGAAAAGAAGGAGGATACTTTGGACAAGTATTACAAGAAAATCGACGACTTTTCTGCCAATAACCTTGAAAACTTGGTGTTAGCAGTGACACAATTGCCGGCTACCAACAAACTGCCCAATGACTTGCTCGACGCGTGCATTTTGGGGTATGTCCATGTCTCCAAGTATGAGGAGTCCAAGGGCCGATTAAAGGTGTTGTTGCCGGTGCCAGGGGCGTTTCCCAGAAACATACTCATTGCCACCAAAATCGGTTACACCGAGTAG
- the RRD2 gene encoding Serine/threonine-protein phosphatase 2A activator 2 (EggNog:ENOG503NXCW; COG:O): MKPIRRITSNDDLAKWIDSDAYKKIVEFVEALQDSVLGLTNESPCEESSTITTLLKILDQVQHIIDANPVVHEKNVSRFGKVEFRDFYNQVASESTGLVSLLTDDIDTVTEANTYFIESWGNCTRIDYGSGHELNFVCFLLCLHEKGVLLKQDYAAAILKVFTKYISIMRNLQKNYWLEPAGSHGVWGLDDYHFLTFLFGASQLATHPYMKPKSIHNEELVEMYYKQYMYFECIHFINSIKTVPSNQQRLSIRWHSPMLDDISSARSWQKIKDGMIKMYKAEVLGKLPIIQHFMFGDILKCPAGVLEYNEEEGNDQLHDHDHHHSEMNNTWGDCCGIKIPSAIAASESLRLEKKPIPFD, encoded by the coding sequence ATGAAACCCATCAGAAGAATCACCTCCAACGACGACCTCGCCAAGTGGATCGACTCAGACGCGTACAAAAAGATtgtggagtttgtggaagcCCTCCAGGATCTGGTTTTGGGCCTCACAAACGAATCTCCATGTGAAGAGTCCAGCACCATCACCACACTactcaagatcttggatCAGGTCCAACACATAATCGACGCCAATCCCGTAGTGCATGAGAAGAACGTGTCACGGTTCGGCAAAGTCGAGTTCCGTGATTTCTATAACCAAGTTGCCAGTGAGAGCACCGGGTTGGTTTCGCTATTGACTGACGATATCGATACAGTGACGGAGGCAAACACATATTTCATCGAGTCCTGGGGTAACTGCACCCGAATAGACTATGGGTCGGGCCACGAGTTAAACTTCGTGTGCTTCTTGCTATGTCTTCATGAAAAAGGCGTTCTTCTTAAACAAGACTATGCTGCTGCtatcttgaaggtgttcACCAAGTACATTTCCATTATGAGAAACCTCCAGAAAAACTATTGGTTGGAACCAGCTGGTTCCCACGGCGTGTGGGGGTTGGACGACTACCACTTCTTAACGTTCTTGTTCGGGGCATCTCAACTTGCAACGCATCCTTATATGAAACCCAAGCTGATCCACaatgaagagttggtggaaatgtaTTACAAACAGTATATGTACTTTGAGTGCATCCATTTCATTAACTCCATCAAGACGGTACCCAGCAACCAGCAGAGGTTAAGTATTAGATGGCACTCACCTATGTTGGACGATATTCTGTCGGCGAGATCCTGGCAGAAGATCAAGGATGGAATGATTAAGATGTATAAGGCTGAGGTTTTGGGAAAACTCCCCATTATCCAGCACTTTATGTTTGGGGACATTTTGAAGTGTCCTGCTGGAGTTCTCGAGtacaatgaagaagaaggtaaTGACCAACTTCATGACCACGATCATCATCACTCAGAAATGAATAATACGTGGGGAGACTGCTGTGGGATCAAGATTCCCAGTGCCATTGCCGCATCGGAACTGTTGCGGTTGGAGAAAAAACCCATTCCGTTTGATTAG